A genomic stretch from Candidatus Methanomassiliicoccus intestinalis Issoire-Mx1 includes:
- a CDS encoding DUF6198 family protein, translating into MLFPCELALIVGLVCASIAVCLLLKSGLGVSVISSVALSLYYSAPALSFGTWNIIFQIGVLLLLIIILKKVKLSYIVSLGVGVVFGILLDVVKPIIFSLPDDTWLVPVYVIASMLIISFGITCFMKCQMPLMPCDIFVRNIVLERHLPLGRIKTIFDVSCLTFAIAVSLIFAGAIRDIGIGTVISAVFTGTLVALISKAVSKVFDFRPVTGIAKRSLNGSLDATTDPHVNPEQIATVLNVKNNE; encoded by the coding sequence ATATTATTTCCTTGCGAATTAGCGCTAATTGTAGGACTTGTCTGTGCTTCAATAGCTGTCTGTCTTCTTTTAAAAAGCGGGCTTGGAGTTTCAGTCATTTCTTCCGTTGCGCTTTCTTTATACTATTCTGCACCAGCACTATCTTTTGGTACCTGGAATATAATCTTTCAGATAGGAGTGCTTTTGCTTCTAATAATCATATTGAAAAAGGTTAAACTAAGTTACATCGTATCTTTAGGAGTAGGTGTAGTCTTTGGAATTCTCCTTGATGTGGTGAAGCCGATAATCTTCTCTCTGCCAGATGACACCTGGCTTGTGCCAGTCTATGTGATAGCATCAATGCTCATCATATCATTTGGAATCACGTGTTTCATGAAATGCCAGATGCCGCTTATGCCATGTGATATCTTTGTGAGAAATATCGTTCTGGAACGTCATCTTCCGCTGGGTCGGATAAAAACAATATTTGACGTCTCCTGTCTGACATTTGCCATTGCAGTTTCTCTAATCTTTGCAGGTGCGATCAGAGATATTGGTATTGGAACGGTTATAAGTGCAGTTTTCACTGGAACACTGGTAGCGCTCATATCTAAGGCTGTATCCAAAGTCTTTGACTTCAGACCTGTTACTGGAATTGCAAAGCGCAGTTTGAATGGTTCGTTAGATGCTACAACAGATCCTCATGTGAATCCGGAGCAGATTGCAACCGTTCTAAATGTTAAAAATAATGAATAA
- a CDS encoding universal stress protein: MSLYKKILIATDGSDYTKKAVEHGLELAKAFGAEVTAMNIMDLGSITSSSQGYGLPDINAYMQKSSDEALQYVLEKGKEMGLTVKLVSKMGSPANDIVEASKNYDLIVMGTIGRTGVSKLLLGSVAEKVVRFAECPVLVIRNHPPKKE, from the coding sequence ATGAGTCTCTACAAAAAGATTTTGATAGCGACAGATGGAAGCGACTACACCAAGAAGGCAGTAGAGCATGGATTAGAGCTGGCTAAAGCTTTCGGAGCAGAAGTTACAGCTATGAATATCATGGATTTAGGAAGTATAACCAGCAGCTCTCAGGGCTATGGGCTTCCAGACATAAATGCATACATGCAGAAAAGCAGTGATGAGGCTTTGCAGTACGTCTTAGAAAAAGGTAAGGAAATGGGTTTAACTGTAAAATTAGTCTCAAAAATGGGCTCCCCAGCCAATGATATTGTCGAAGCTTCAAAGAATTATGACTTGATTGTAATGGGTACTATCGGCAGAACCGGCGTTTCAAAGCTCCTCTTAGGAAGCGTTGCTGAAAAAGTAGTGAGATTTGCAGAATGTCCTGTGCTCGTTATAAGAAATCACCCACCTAAAAAAGAATAA
- a CDS encoding aminopeptidase, which translates to MSEKTPGQLLTEKLLMKPENIGQRSAEEIEKANKFCEGYKEFLRNKTEREVVDYTIELLKQNGYTEFKRGVKYSPGDKVYKTNRGKALIMVTIGKKDISEGLRIGVSHIDSPRLDFKPNPLFEDTEMAYFKTHYYGGIKKYQWFAIPLSIRGTVILKDGTAVKVRIGDEPEDPIFCVTDLLPHLDKAQVKKPVAEAFSGEALNLLIGCQPFQDEEVSEKVKLNIANILFEKYGITESDFNSAELCAVPAFEPKDLGFDRAMIGAYGHDDRVCSYTALMAEIDTKAPEHTTVTVFADKEETGSDGNTGMNSYFLKDFLEDLVSSYGAEVRHILEKSKCLSCDVSAAVDPAFAEVFERRNASYINHGAVVEKYGGGGGKYNTNDASAEMMGFIRTLLNNAGIAWQTGELGRIDIGGGGTVAKYVSTHNVDTVDLGVPVLSMHAPFEVVSKLDVYMTYLAVAEFYK; encoded by the coding sequence ATGTCGGAAAAAACGCCTGGGCAGCTTCTAACAGAAAAACTGCTGATGAAACCGGAAAATATCGGGCAGAGATCGGCAGAAGAAATCGAGAAGGCGAACAAATTCTGCGAGGGCTATAAAGAATTCCTGCGCAATAAAACTGAAAGAGAAGTTGTAGATTATACTATAGAACTTCTCAAGCAGAATGGATATACTGAGTTTAAGCGTGGAGTAAAATATTCTCCAGGAGACAAAGTATACAAAACAAACCGCGGAAAAGCGCTGATCATGGTTACTATAGGAAAAAAAGATATTTCCGAAGGTCTGAGAATCGGCGTCAGCCATATTGACAGTCCGAGACTTGATTTTAAACCAAACCCTCTTTTTGAGGATACTGAAATGGCATACTTCAAGACTCACTACTATGGCGGGATTAAGAAGTATCAGTGGTTTGCAATACCATTATCAATACGCGGTACAGTAATTCTCAAAGATGGCACTGCAGTAAAAGTCCGCATAGGTGATGAACCTGAAGATCCCATTTTCTGTGTTACTGATCTTCTCCCGCACCTTGACAAAGCCCAGGTAAAAAAACCTGTAGCCGAAGCATTCTCTGGAGAAGCTCTAAATCTTCTGATCGGCTGCCAGCCTTTTCAGGATGAAGAAGTTTCCGAGAAAGTTAAACTGAATATTGCCAATATTCTCTTTGAGAAATATGGCATAACTGAGAGTGATTTTAATTCTGCAGAGCTGTGTGCAGTGCCTGCTTTTGAACCCAAGGACTTAGGTTTCGACAGAGCAATGATCGGAGCCTATGGACATGATGACCGTGTCTGTTCATACACTGCGCTGATGGCAGAAATAGATACAAAAGCTCCTGAACACACAACTGTAACAGTCTTTGCAGACAAAGAGGAAACAGGCTCTGATGGAAATACTGGTATGAACTCATATTTCCTCAAAGATTTCTTAGAAGATCTAGTCTCATCATATGGAGCAGAAGTACGCCACATTCTTGAGAAGTCGAAGTGCCTGTCTTGTGATGTAAGTGCTGCGGTAGATCCTGCATTTGCCGAGGTTTTTGAACGCCGCAATGCTTCATATATCAATCACGGAGCTGTAGTTGAAAAATATGGCGGGGGCGGCGGAAAATACAATACAAATGATGCCTCAGCAGAGATGATGGGATTCATCAGAACTCTTCTGAATAATGCTGGAATCGCATGGCAGACTGGAGAACTGGGAAGAATTGACATTGGTGGAGGCGGAACAGTTGCCAAGTACGTATCAACACATAATGTAGATACTGTGGACTTGGGAGTTCCTGTTCTGTCAATGCATGCTCCTTTTGAAGTAGTGTCTAAACTTGATGTTTACATGACCTACTTAGCTGTAGCAGAATTCTATAAGTGA
- a CDS encoding TetR/AcrR family transcriptional regulator has product MSAERKAELINAAEELFNEKGFENTSVDDIIKRVGVAKGLFYYYFSSKEDLIDILTQRMLNEIESSVVAVLEMKNLSATDRFIGLLKSQKDVCLRSEIVIKYFSVSRNKSLHLELERLAHEILVPAFEEIIKQGIEEGTFDTKYPFETSHMLNMMIQSAMYNMRNDPRIEVIERTLEVVQYMTEKLLGMDAGTFQAYNTFIRTAYPDLDIILSKKKKM; this is encoded by the coding sequence ATGTCTGCTGAAAGAAAGGCCGAATTAATAAATGCGGCTGAAGAGTTATTTAATGAGAAAGGTTTCGAAAATACATCTGTAGACGACATAATAAAAAGAGTCGGTGTTGCCAAGGGATTATTTTATTATTATTTTAGTTCAAAAGAAGATTTGATCGATATTTTAACTCAAAGAATGCTGAACGAAATTGAATCTTCCGTTGTGGCAGTTCTGGAGATGAAAAATTTATCAGCGACTGACAGGTTCATAGGATTGCTAAAATCACAAAAAGATGTTTGTTTAAGATCAGAAATAGTAATTAAATATTTTTCAGTTTCAAGAAATAAAAGTTTACACCTTGAGTTAGAGAGATTGGCACATGAGATACTGGTACCAGCTTTCGAAGAAATCATCAAACAAGGAATAGAAGAAGGAACATTTGATACAAAATATCCTTTTGAAACTTCACACATGCTTAACATGATGATCCAATCTGCAATGTATAATATGAGAAATGACCCACGGATTGAGGTCATTGAACGCACATTAGAAGTGGTGCAATATATGACAGAAAAACTATTGGGTATGGATGCTGGGACATTTCAAGCATACAATACTTTTATTAGAACTGCATATCCAGATTTAGATATTATTTTAAGTAAAAAGAAAAAGATGTGA
- a CDS encoding DUF6015 family protein has protein sequence MYEPVTYEELRIAIERKSKIDAETSGQLAERVLNYFGYNSEMIDNALTPEDRGMFYFLEEFQIISSRYEEETLFTGRPWRVFYWTLDKDKILKIIGAPVEKADSEYGVYEGLPDNVWVRQSA, from the coding sequence ATGTATGAGCCAGTTACTTATGAGGAGCTGCGCATTGCGATTGAGAGAAAATCAAAGATCGATGCAGAAACCTCTGGGCAGCTAGCAGAAAGAGTATTAAACTACTTTGGATACAACAGTGAAATGATCGACAACGCCCTAACGCCTGAGGATAGGGGAATGTTCTATTTCCTCGAAGAATTTCAGATAATTTCCTCCAGGTATGAAGAAGAAACACTATTCACAGGGAGGCCCTGGAGAGTGTTTTACTGGACGCTTGATAAAGATAAAATCCTAAAAATCATAGGCGCTCCAGTAGAGAAGGCAGATTCGGAATATGGAGTATATGAAGGACTCCCAGATAATGTCTGGGTACGACAATCAGCATAA
- a CDS encoding aconitase X, whose product MFLTRDEEQILAGEFGEGKKKAMELLVALGDIYKAEKLIPITSAHLSGVSYKTIGEGGISFLEEMSKDSKVCVPTTLNPPGMDREKWKGMGISEHFADRQHKIISCYEKLGVTSNCSCTPYLDINIPKIGEHVSWAESSALSYVNSVIGAKTNREGGPGALAAAILGKTPEYGLHLSENRNPSILIDVKASDINYSVLGQAVGQLGGGRIPYFKGIKPTNDQLKTLAAAMAAAGSVALFYVDGVTPVPADISETEKISIDDKDLQTVRDKMSSGDDPELIALGCPHLSCEEIHSLASKLKGKSKKGDTEVWFCTSRCTAAKCKKDLDVLSKFGNVICDTCMIVTPIEERFKCTAVDSGKACNYLPTLCSQKVVFRDTDDLLEMIQ is encoded by the coding sequence ATGTTTTTAACCAGAGACGAAGAACAGATCCTTGCAGGTGAGTTTGGAGAGGGTAAAAAGAAAGCAATGGAGCTGCTGGTGGCTCTGGGTGACATATACAAAGCGGAGAAGCTCATTCCTATAACCTCAGCCCATCTTTCAGGAGTATCATACAAAACAATCGGCGAAGGAGGAATTTCTTTTCTGGAGGAGATGTCTAAAGATTCTAAAGTGTGTGTACCGACAACACTGAATCCTCCGGGGATGGATCGTGAAAAATGGAAAGGAATGGGTATTTCGGAACATTTTGCTGACAGGCAGCACAAAATCATATCCTGCTATGAAAAGCTGGGAGTAACTTCTAATTGCTCCTGCACTCCATATCTGGATATAAACATCCCTAAAATCGGTGAGCATGTTTCATGGGCCGAGTCAAGTGCTCTTTCTTACGTTAATTCTGTAATCGGTGCTAAAACAAACAGGGAAGGGGGCCCCGGTGCACTTGCTGCTGCTATCCTGGGAAAAACACCAGAGTATGGTTTGCATCTAAGCGAGAACCGCAATCCTTCAATCTTGATCGATGTGAAAGCTTCGGATATCAATTATTCTGTTTTAGGGCAGGCTGTAGGGCAGCTAGGTGGAGGCAGAATTCCTTATTTTAAAGGAATTAAACCTACTAATGATCAGCTGAAGACCCTGGCGGCAGCCATGGCAGCTGCAGGCTCTGTAGCATTATTCTATGTAGATGGCGTAACGCCAGTTCCTGCTGACATATCTGAAACTGAAAAGATTTCAATTGATGATAAGGATCTGCAGACTGTACGAGATAAAATGAGCTCCGGCGATGATCCAGAATTGATAGCTCTAGGCTGTCCGCATTTATCTTGTGAAGAGATTCACTCTTTGGCATCTAAGCTGAAAGGAAAAAGTAAAAAGGGAGACACTGAAGTATGGTTCTGCACATCCAGATGTACTGCCGCTAAGTGTAAAAAAGATCTCGATGTTCTTTCTAAATTTGGTAATGTTATATGTGACACATGCATGATTGTAACTCCCATTGAAGAACGGTTTAAATGCACTGCCGTGGACTCTGGAAAGGCTTGTAACTATCTTCCCACACTGTGTTCTCAGAAAGTAGTTTTCCGTGACACTGATGATCTATTGGAGATGATACAATGA